DNA from Hwangdonia lutea:
TATTGTTGTTTACCATTTGTTTGGAGGCGATGCGGGAGCAGCGGGTATTTGGCCTACTTTATTTGGTAGCGTTGGCGCTTTGGCAACCACCTTTATAGTTATTCCAATAATTACTGCAATGTCTAAAAAAATAGGGAAAAAGAAAGCCTTTATAGTCTCTCAAACAATCTCAATTATAGGGTATATTCTACTTTGGTTTTTGTTTATTCCAGGCAAACCGTATATGTTTTTATTTGCGCTTCCGTTTTTTTCCTTTGGTATCGGAAGCCTGTTCACATTAATGATGTCGATGACTGCAGATGTTATTGATTTGGACGAACTAAACACAGGACAACGACGCGAGGGCGTTTTTGGCGCTATTTATTGGTGGATGGTTAAGTTCGGTTTTGCCATCGCTGGATTGTTAACAGGAACTATTATGTCGGCAGTTGGTTTCGATCCAAATTTAGCAACACAACCCGAAGGTGCCGTTTTGGGGCTTAGGGTGTTTTATTCAGGATTTCCAATCGTAGGAACTTTAATTGCTATTTATGTGATGCGTAATTATGATTTAACCGAAGAACGAGCCAATGAAATAAGCGAGCAGTTAGAAAAACGTAAAAGCACCGTATAAACACAGTATTATGTCACTCAAAACAGAAAACATATTATCGCTCTCTGGTGGCAATCATGACAATAAAACGACAAAAGGATTGCAAAATACATTTCGTAGAGTACTAAAAAGCGGCATGCACGGTATTTGCTTTAGTGCTTATGAAGAGGGGCAAGAAGCTGGAGATCAAATTACCGAAAAGCAAATTAGAAGGCGTATGAAAATCATTAAACCATACACCAACTGGATTCGTACTTTTTCATGTACCGATGGCAATGAACTTATTCCGGTAATTGCTAAGGAATTTGGCATAAAAACAATGGTGGGCGCTTGGTTAGGTAGTGATGCCGATATTAATAAAAGGGAAATAGCGGGTCTAATTAAACTCGCAAAGGAAGGCTATGTAGATATTGCGGCCGTTGGAAACGAAGTGATGTACAGGGGCGATTTAACCGAAGCGGAGCTTTTAAGTTTTATGCACCAAGTTAAAGCAGCTATTCCAGAAGTTCCTATGGGTTATGTTGATGCGTATTACGAGTTTGCAAAACGCCCAAAAATCACTGAAGCTTGCGATGTCGTTTTAGCAAATTGTTATCCTTATTGGGAAGGCTGCAGTTTGGAATATGCTTTAATTTACATGAAGGATATGTTTTATAGAGCATTAAAAGCGGGCAAGGGAAAAAAAGTTATAATTACCGAAACTGGATGGCCTAGTCAAGGTTCAGGGTTGCATGGCGCAGTACCATCGTACGAAAACGCCATAAAATATTTTATTAATACGCAAGAATGGGCCAAAGAAGACCAAATTGATGTGTTTTATTTTGCATCTTTTGATGAATCTTGGAAAGTTGGAACCGAAGGCGACGTAGGCGCTTATTGGGGTTTATGGGATAAAGATGAAAAACTAAAATATAAAAACAATATTCTTGGTTTTAATACCTAACAATTCTTTCTTCAAAAAAGCGATAATTTTCTTTTAATATCGGTTTTAATATACTTAGGAGTCATCACCAAATCCAAACGGATATTTTAATATTACAGAAATTAAATACCCTAAACGGTGCTGTAATTATCTTTCTGTCAAGCTAATCGGAAATAAAAACTTTATTCTTACGGTTCAGCTTAAACATTCACCACTACATCACCCATACAAATTGGGATTTCTCAACCAGAAAAGCTTTTTTTTAGAATAGGTGGTATTCCTATTAAACCTCTATTATTAGTGTGCTTTGTTTTACTGAAAACGCAGTAAATTAGAATTTTGATTGTGTTGTATGCTTTTTGTAGTGCTGTTATATGTGAATTTCATAAAGTTTTATTAATAAATTTATTAAAGTGATAAACTCAGTGTTTGTTTAGTGTTAAACAAAGCGTAATATTAATACTGATTTTGTTTTTTTTAATATTAATTCTTAAAACTAAATTATGATGAAAAAAATTACATTATTTCTTTCAAAAATCAAATGGTCTATTATGGCATTGGTATTTATGGCGAATGTGTCTGCTTTCGGACAAACCCCTGGAGGCGATTGGTATTTAAAATGGAGCGACGAGTTTAACGGGAACTCCTTAAATACGAACCATTGGAATGTTGAAGTTGGAAACCTGAATATTAACAATGAATTACAAACCTATACTGCCGATAGGGTAACTGTTGGCAATGGACATTTAACCATATTTGCTTCTTGGGATTTTCAAGAAAACCGGATGGAATCAGGACGAATAAATTCGGCTGATAAAATAGTATGGGATGAAGGCTATACCGAGGCCAGAATAAAATTTGAAGACTGGGACTGGAATGGTAAAGATGCGACTTTTGCTGCATTTTGGTCTCTGGGAGAAAGTTTTGGAAATCCCAATATAAGTGCTCACAATGTCAATGGTGGTTCAGCATGGCCTAGTTGCGGGGAAATCGATATGATGGAAATGGTGCCCAATCATGATGCTATTTCTACCATTCATTACAATCCATCATTAGACTATAATGGCGATGGTGATTCAGACGTTCAAACCTGGCCACACAACTGGGTTTATCATACCGTAAGTAGGCCTGCCCCAGACTGGACGCAGTGGCACACCTTTGGTTGCGAAAAAACAGACACCGAACTTAAGTTTTATATAGATGGTGTCTATTTTGGTTCCCATTATTTAGATGATACGAGGAAAGAGTATCACCAACCTTTCTTTTATATTTTAAATGTGGCCATCGGTGGTGATTTGGCGGGCAATCCTCCTAACAATTATGACGTTTATGTAAAAATGAATGTTGATTACGTGCGTTATTATAAACGTCCTTGGACGATTTCATTAAAAGGCAGCAACAACAAATTTGTGAGTTCCAATAATGGGACATCAGGCATGATGTGTGATCGCCCAAGCGTTGGAGACTGGGAAAAATTTGATATTATTGACCGAGGTGACGGAAAAGTGGCTATAAAAGGATCTAACGGAAAATATGTAAGCTCTAATAATGGTGCATCGCCAATGATGTGCGACCGATCAAGCATTGGCGGGTGGGAAGTATTTACCTGGGTTGATTTGGGCAACTCGCAATTTGCTTTAAAAGGAAGTAATGGGAAATACGTAAGTTCTGAAGGTGGTAACGCTGGAATGATGTGTAACCGTTCGAGCATCGGTGCCTGGGAAACATTTAACTATCAAACAACTTCCCACGCCGCTAAAAATAGCGCCAAGGATAAACAATTATTATCTGATGATATGGATGAAAAGTTAATATCGGATATTAAGGTATTTCCAAACCCCGTAATAAACAAGCTAAACATTAATACTAAAGAAAAAAATTATACATTATCCGTTTTCGATATGCTAGGAAAGCAAGTTTATGAAGCTTCTGAAATAAATGGTGCCACTACAATTAATGTAGAAAAAATGAACTCCGGATTGTATGTTATAAAAATAAACTCCAAAAACGGCTCGCACACACAACTCGTAGTGGTTAATTAATGGTTTTAAAACACATTGCTAAAAAGCTGTTTCGTTTACTTCGAAGCAGCTTTTTTTGTACACTTTATTACAGGAATACAAATTAATTTACGTCCGATTATGTACTGCAATCAGCTTTTCTTCAGGGTAATATAAAGTAATGGATAAATTGCCTGCAATAAAATATGTCCATTCACCACTACATCACCCATACAAATAGCGATATCTCAACTAGTAAAGCATTTTCATAGAAAGGTTATAAACCGTAATAAAGCCCTGTAATTGCACTGTGTTTTGTAAAAAACTCGGTAAAGCATGGTTTTTATTGTGTTGTATACTTTTTGTAGTGCTGTTAAATGTGAATTTCACACAATTTTGTCAATATATTTATAAAAATGACAAAGTTGGTTTTTAGTAGGTTGAAGTTTGACCTCCCGTAAATACTGGTTTTGTTTAAATATTAACTAATTCATAAAACTAAATTACGATGAAAAAAATTACCTTATTACTTATCTTTTTGACTGTGTCTATTGGATTTGCGCAGCCAACAACCAATGCTACCGATCCGCAGGCTAGGGATGCAGGAGATGTTATTTCTATTTTTAGTGGTGCCTATACCGATGTGGCTGGGTCGAATTTCAACCCAAACTGGGGTCAATCTGGTTTTGGCACTGCAAATACGGCTTTCGATCCCGGGACGGGAAATAACGTGTTAGCTTATCCCAACTTTAATTATCAAGGGATTCAATTTGGATCTACCCAAAACATCACAGGAATGGAATTCTTGCATGTCGATATTTATATCGATGGAACATTCAATCCTAATGTATTTGTGATTAGTTCAGGTGCTGAAATTGCCCATGCCATAACAAATACGGGAGCAAATACATGGATTAGTGTAGATATCCCGGTATCTGGAATTACGGGTGACACTTCTAATGCTATTCAGTTCAAGTTTGACGGTGGCAATGGATCTACTGACGCTATCTATGTAGATAACTTATATTTTTGGAAGGCAGCAACAGACCCTGCAACAGATGCAACATTAAGCGACCTGCAGGTTGACAACGTTACGATTACTGGCTTTGGATCAGCTACAACTTCTTATGATTATTCCGTTCCACCGGGAACCTCAGTAGTACCGCAAATTACTTTGGCGACTACAACCAATGCCGGTGCATCACGTGTTATAACTCAAGCGTCTGGTATTCCCGGAACAGCTACGGTGGCGGTTACAGCTTCAAATGGGATAGATACGGAAACATATACAGTTAGTATTTTTGCTAGTGGCCCTCCAACAGCTGCTCCATTACCCCCAAATAGAGCACCTGTCGATGTGAAGTCGATTTTTAGTGACGCCTATACCGGTATTACAATTGATACTTATGATACACCATGGTGTCCTGGAACAACAACAGAAGAGTCGATTTCCGGTAATGCCATGAAAAAAGTTAGTGGCTTAGGTTGTGAGGGTGTAGAATTCATAAACGGTAGATTTGACGCTTCAGAATTTACTCATTTTCACATGGACATTTTTACAGAGACAGCAACCATGGATAAGAGTTTCAATATTAAATTTTCCAACTGGGATAATGGCACCTCAGAATCTAACGCTATAGAATATTCTGTAACCAATGCAAATTTCTTAACCAATCCCAATCCAGGTACATGGATATCTTTAGATATACCTTTATCTGATTTTACCGCTGGAAGTAGAAATGATATAACACAGTTTATAATAACATCAGATTTGGGAACTGTTTATTATGATAATTTATACTTATATAAAGGAACGCCTTTAAGTACCGATGACTTCGAATTATCTCAATTCAAAGCATACCCCAACCCAACCCATGATAGTTGGACAGTGACATCAAAAAATCAAAAGATAACAGCCGTTCAAGTGTTTGATGTTTTAGGAAAACAAGTCATAGCACTTTCTCCAAATTCAAGCGAAGCCAACATTTATGGATCGGGCTTAAAAACCGGATTGTATTTTGCACTAATACGTGCCGAGAATAGTTTACAAAGTATAAAGCTTGTAAAAAAATAAGTAAAACCATATATGTTTTAAAACCCTATAAACGCTGTTTATAGGGTTTCTTTATGCGCCATGATTCTTTTTTAACGCT
Protein-coding regions in this window:
- a CDS encoding glycosyl hydrolase family 17 protein; this translates as MSLKTENILSLSGGNHDNKTTKGLQNTFRRVLKSGMHGICFSAYEEGQEAGDQITEKQIRRRMKIIKPYTNWIRTFSCTDGNELIPVIAKEFGIKTMVGAWLGSDADINKREIAGLIKLAKEGYVDIAAVGNEVMYRGDLTEAELLSFMHQVKAAIPEVPMGYVDAYYEFAKRPKITEACDVVLANCYPYWEGCSLEYALIYMKDMFYRALKAGKGKKVIITETGWPSQGSGLHGAVPSYENAIKYFINTQEWAKEDQIDVFYFASFDESWKVGTEGDVGAYWGLWDKDEKLKYKNNILGFNT
- a CDS encoding T9SS type A sorting domain-containing protein → MMKKITLFLSKIKWSIMALVFMANVSAFGQTPGGDWYLKWSDEFNGNSLNTNHWNVEVGNLNINNELQTYTADRVTVGNGHLTIFASWDFQENRMESGRINSADKIVWDEGYTEARIKFEDWDWNGKDATFAAFWSLGESFGNPNISAHNVNGGSAWPSCGEIDMMEMVPNHDAISTIHYNPSLDYNGDGDSDVQTWPHNWVYHTVSRPAPDWTQWHTFGCEKTDTELKFYIDGVYFGSHYLDDTRKEYHQPFFYILNVAIGGDLAGNPPNNYDVYVKMNVDYVRYYKRPWTISLKGSNNKFVSSNNGTSGMMCDRPSVGDWEKFDIIDRGDGKVAIKGSNGKYVSSNNGASPMMCDRSSIGGWEVFTWVDLGNSQFALKGSNGKYVSSEGGNAGMMCNRSSIGAWETFNYQTTSHAAKNSAKDKQLLSDDMDEKLISDIKVFPNPVINKLNINTKEKNYTLSVFDMLGKQVYEASEINGATTINVEKMNSGLYVIKINSKNGSHTQLVVVN
- a CDS encoding T9SS type A sorting domain-containing protein — encoded protein: MKKITLLLIFLTVSIGFAQPTTNATDPQARDAGDVISIFSGAYTDVAGSNFNPNWGQSGFGTANTAFDPGTGNNVLAYPNFNYQGIQFGSTQNITGMEFLHVDIYIDGTFNPNVFVISSGAEIAHAITNTGANTWISVDIPVSGITGDTSNAIQFKFDGGNGSTDAIYVDNLYFWKAATDPATDATLSDLQVDNVTITGFGSATTSYDYSVPPGTSVVPQITLATTTNAGASRVITQASGIPGTATVAVTASNGIDTETYTVSIFASGPPTAAPLPPNRAPVDVKSIFSDAYTGITIDTYDTPWCPGTTTEESISGNAMKKVSGLGCEGVEFINGRFDASEFTHFHMDIFTETATMDKSFNIKFSNWDNGTSESNAIEYSVTNANFLTNPNPGTWISLDIPLSDFTAGSRNDITQFIITSDLGTVYYDNLYLYKGTPLSTDDFELSQFKAYPNPTHDSWTVTSKNQKITAVQVFDVLGKQVIALSPNSSEANIYGSGLKTGLYFALIRAENSLQSIKLVKK